A DNA window from Hevea brasiliensis isolate MT/VB/25A 57/8 chromosome 2, ASM3005281v1, whole genome shotgun sequence contains the following coding sequences:
- the LOC110663492 gene encoding mannose-P-dolichol utilization defect 1 protein homolog 2, with translation MEFLGIDFSCAFGSLLHGKFPDKDCLLPLISKLLGYCIVAASTTVKVPQIMKILRHRSVRGLSVVAFELEAVGYTIALAYCLHKGLPFSAYGELAFLLIQAIILVAIIYYFSQPVPTVTWIRPLLYCAVAPTILGGQIDPILFEALYASQHAIFLFARIPQIWKNFSNKSTGELSFLTCFLNFAGSMVRVFTSVQEKAPSSVVLGSTIGVITNGTILSQILLYQKQEAKKEKKDK, from the exons ATGGAGTTTTTAGGGATTGATTTCAGCTGCGCATTCGGATCTCTACTCCACGGTAAATTCCCTGACAAGGACTGTTTGCTTCCTCTCATCTCCAAACTCCTTGGCTATTGCATCGTCGCCGCCTCCACCACCGTCAAAGTTCCTCAG ATAATGAAAATTTTAAGGCATAGAAGTGTCAGAGGACTTAGTGTTGTCGCCTTTGAGCTAGAAGCCGTAGGTTATACTATAGCTCTTGCTTATTGTCTTCACAAAGGCCTTCCCTTTTCGGCTTATGGAGAATTGGCGTTCCTTTTGATCCAAG CTATCATTTTAGTTGCTATTATCTACTACTTTTCACAACCTGTGCCTACAGTGACATGGATCAGGCCATTACT ATATTGTGCTGTAGCACCAACTATTTTAGGCGGTCAAATTGATCCCATTCTGTTCGAAGCTCTGTAT GCATCCCAGCATGCAATCTTTCTCTTTGCTAGGATTCCGCAGATATGGAAAAATTTTTCT AACAAAAGCACAGGAGAGCTCAGCTTCTTAACTTGTTTTTTGAATTTTGCGGGTTCTATGG TGAGAGTTTTTACTAGTGTGCAAGAAAAAGCTCCAAGTAGTG TTGTTTTGGGCTCCACCATTGGTGTCATCACCAATGGTACCATTCTCAGTCAGATCCTTTTATACCAAAAGCAGGAAGccaaaaaagagaagaaagacaAGTAA
- the LOC110663419 gene encoding uncharacterized protein LOC110663419, protein MEGGLSILNCLLQQTLRSLCTCSDSSNSSKWVYAVFWRILPRNYPPPKWDYGGTALDRSKGNKRNWILVWEDGFCDFYECERPGSGYMKGKFGADVFFKMSHEVYNYGEGLVGKVAADNSHKWVFRETPSESDPNFISSWNMSIEPQPKAWEIQFNSGIQTIAIIAVREGIIQLGSFDKIVEDLNLVINVQRKFSYLQSLPGVFAVQRPYLPTQDPYILKPNTRMIESQETAFSIDDKRQITGVKRLFDERFHDSAIKSINLGWNSPQNGIGGPPIWSIPPLLPTMSCSLGALLSKLPTVIPSYGTTGAVDTTLLNSNNNYSTSQTAKVNNCGLVSEGQLANTEVESFCQLDGGKPSFINPNSELENRQLALDTLARKKLH, encoded by the exons ATGGAAGGTGGACTTTCCATTCTTAACTGTCTCTTGCAGCAAACATTGAGGAGCCTTTGTACGTGTTCAGATTCTTCTAATTCTTCCAAATGGGTTTATGCTGTCTTTTGGAGGATACTACCTAGGAATTACCCTCCACCAAA GTGGGATTATGGAGGTACTGCCCTTGATCGTTCCAAAGGAAACAAAAGAAACTG GATCCTTGTTTGGGAGGATGGGTTTTGTGATTTCTATGAATGCGAGAGACCAGGAAGTGGGTACATGAAGGGAAAGTTTGGAGCAGATGTTTTCTTTAAAATGTCTCATGAGGTCTATAATTATGGAGAAGG GTTAGTAGGAAAAGTTGCAGCAGATAACAGTCACAAATGGGTGTTCAGAGAAACCCCAAGTGAGAGTGATCCAAACTTCATTTCCTCGTGGAATATGTCCATTGAACCT CAACCGAAAGCATGGGAAATTCAGTTCAATTCGGGCATTCAG ACAATAGCCATTATTGCAGTCAGGGAAGGCATCATTCAGTTGGGTTCATTTGATAAG ATAGTAGAAGATCTCAATCTGGTGATTAATGTACAGAGGAAATTCAGCTATCTCCAGAGCTTACCAGGAGTCTTTGCTGTACAAAGACCATACCTACCAACCCAAGATCCGTACATTCTGAAGCCCAATACTCGGATGATAGAAAGCCAAGAAACAGCTTTCTCAATTGACGATAAACGCCAAATAACTGGAGTAAAGAGATTGTTCGATGAAAGGTTCCATGACTCTGCTATCAAGTCCATCAACTTAGGTTGGAACAGTCCACAAAATGGCATTGGAGGACCACCCATTTGGTCAATTCCACCTCTTTTGCCCACCATGTCATGCAGCCTTGGAGCTTTGCTATCAAAGCTACCCACTGTCATCCCATCCTATGGTACCACCGGAGCCGTTGATACAACTCTGCTTAACAGCAATAATAATTACAGTACAAGCCAGACAGCCAAGGTTAATAATTGTGGCCTAGTAAGTGAAGGACAACTTGCTAATACAGAAGTTGAGTCCTTTTGCCAATTAGATGGAGGAAAACCTAGTTTTATAAACCCTAATTCAGAGTTAGAAAACAGGCAGTTGGCTTTGGACACTCTAGCAAGAAAGAAACTACACTAA